A genomic window from Hyla sarda isolate aHylSar1 chromosome 8, aHylSar1.hap1, whole genome shotgun sequence includes:
- the LOC130284354 gene encoding arylamine N-acetyltransferase 2-like isoform X1 yields the protein MWEGRADGDVCRATDTCHTMDIKAYLQRVNLTYCKPPSLSALRELHRHHVHSVPTESLSIHSGEKIILDFSWIYDKIVVRRRGGFCYENNGLFLWVLQQLGYHPKVLAARVKNRIIKIYGPPFDHIILTVELEGRRWLCDVGFGEGIIEPIPLEDGWEEEQDSGVYRLRVEGDEWFMERKEEEAWRSLFRFTLEERTFDDFREMCEYHQTSPSSIFFQKSFCSLQLPCARLTYIGRQLIHTEYTKGGGSVKTTQELTEEEIPGLLRDKFGFVLSGKLKPKDEDILIPKKC from the exons ATGTGGGAGGGAAGAGCTGATGGAGACGTCTGCAGAGCTACA GATACCTGTCATACAATGGACATAAAGGCCTACCTCCAGAGAGTGAATTTGACGTACTGTAAACCTCCTTCCCTCTCAGCATTGCGGGAATTACACCGCCACCATGTACACTCTGTGCCCACGGAAAGTCTCAGCATACACAGTGGGGAAAAAATTATCCTGGACTTTTCATGGATATACGACAAAATTGTTGTAAGACGACGAGGTGGTTTCTGTTATGAGAACAATGGTCTTTTCTTATGGGTGCTACAGCAACTGGGCTACCACCCAAAAGTGCTTGCAGCCAGGGTAAAGAACCGAATAATCAAAATTTATGGCCCACCATTTGACCACATAATATTGACAGTAGAACTAGAAGGAAGAAGATGGCTTTGTGATGTTGGTTTTGGGGAAGGAATCATTGAGCCAATTCCCCTGGAGGATGGATGGGAAGAGGAGCAGGACAGCGGTGTGTATCGATTACGTGTAGAAGGAGATGAGTGGTTTATGGAGAGGAAGGAGGAGGAAGCCTGGAGAAGTCTCTTCAGGTTCACCCTAGAGGAGAGGACATTTGATGACTTCCGGGAGATGTGTGAATATCACCAGACATCACCAAGCTCAATATTTTTCCAAAAATCCTTCTGTTCCCTACAGCTCCCATGTGCAAGACTGACGTACATTGGGCGCCAGCTGATTCATACTGAGTACACCAAGGGAGGTGGAAGTGTGAAGACCACTCAGGAACTCACGGAGGAGGAGATCCCTGGATTACTTAGAGATAAATTTGGTTTTGTCCTAAGTGGAAAACTAAAACCGAAGGATGAAGATATTTTGATCcccaaaaaatgctaa
- the LOC130284354 gene encoding arylamine N-acetyltransferase 2-like isoform X2 yields MDIKAYLQRVNLTYCKPPSLSALRELHRHHVHSVPTESLSIHSGEKIILDFSWIYDKIVVRRRGGFCYENNGLFLWVLQQLGYHPKVLAARVKNRIIKIYGPPFDHIILTVELEGRRWLCDVGFGEGIIEPIPLEDGWEEEQDSGVYRLRVEGDEWFMERKEEEAWRSLFRFTLEERTFDDFREMCEYHQTSPSSIFFQKSFCSLQLPCARLTYIGRQLIHTEYTKGGGSVKTTQELTEEEIPGLLRDKFGFVLSGKLKPKDEDILIPKKC; encoded by the coding sequence ATGGACATAAAGGCCTACCTCCAGAGAGTGAATTTGACGTACTGTAAACCTCCTTCCCTCTCAGCATTGCGGGAATTACACCGCCACCATGTACACTCTGTGCCCACGGAAAGTCTCAGCATACACAGTGGGGAAAAAATTATCCTGGACTTTTCATGGATATACGACAAAATTGTTGTAAGACGACGAGGTGGTTTCTGTTATGAGAACAATGGTCTTTTCTTATGGGTGCTACAGCAACTGGGCTACCACCCAAAAGTGCTTGCAGCCAGGGTAAAGAACCGAATAATCAAAATTTATGGCCCACCATTTGACCACATAATATTGACAGTAGAACTAGAAGGAAGAAGATGGCTTTGTGATGTTGGTTTTGGGGAAGGAATCATTGAGCCAATTCCCCTGGAGGATGGATGGGAAGAGGAGCAGGACAGCGGTGTGTATCGATTACGTGTAGAAGGAGATGAGTGGTTTATGGAGAGGAAGGAGGAGGAAGCCTGGAGAAGTCTCTTCAGGTTCACCCTAGAGGAGAGGACATTTGATGACTTCCGGGAGATGTGTGAATATCACCAGACATCACCAAGCTCAATATTTTTCCAAAAATCCTTCTGTTCCCTACAGCTCCCATGTGCAAGACTGACGTACATTGGGCGCCAGCTGATTCATACTGAGTACACCAAGGGAGGTGGAAGTGTGAAGACCACTCAGGAACTCACGGAGGAGGAGATCCCTGGATTACTTAGAGATAAATTTGGTTTTGTCCTAAGTGGAAAACTAAAACCGAAGGATGAAGATATTTTGATCcccaaaaaatgctaa